CCGGCGAGTGCAGCAGCCGCCCGGGCCAACGCCCCTCCGACACGGTCTCCTCCCCCGTCGGGGTGACGAGCGCGCAGGCGGACACGAAGGCGGCGCCGCGGCGGTGCTCCGGCACGTCCGCCAGTTGCGCAAGCACAAGGGCGTTGTTGGCGGCGTCATCGCCATGTGTGCCACTCCATCGAGCGGAGAGCACCCCGGGCATTCCGCCGAGGGCGTCAACGCTCAGACCGGAATCATCCGCCACGCACGGCCAACCGGTCGCCGCGGCACCGGCCCGGGCTTTGATGAGCGCGTTCTCCGCGAAGGTGGCCCCGTCTTCCACCGGTTCCTCGTAGCGGGGGGCGTCGTTCAGCGCGACCAGTTCGACGCCGGCGACCCCCGCTGCGGCGAGAATCCGCTGAAGTTCGGCGAGCTTCTTCGAATTGTTGGAGGCGACCAGCAGCTTCATGGGTTAGCGCTCCTGGATGTCGCGGGCAAGGGCCTGGCGCTGGGCGTCGTGCAACTGCCGGATACCAACCTCTGCCGCGTCGAGCATGGCCAACAGTTGCGCCCGATCAAATTCGCCGTGCTCTCCCGTGCCTTGAACTTCCACGAACTTGCCTTCCGCCGTCATGACGACGTTGAGGTCAACCTCCGCCCGGGAGTCTTCTTCGTAGGGAAGGTCGAGGCAGACATGGCCACCGACGACGCCGACGCTAACGGCCGCCACCGGCTCACGCAACGGGTTGCCCGGTACCACCCCACGGTCCTTGAGCACGGAGATCGCGTCGGCCAGCGCCACGTAGGCGCCGGTGATGGAGGCCGTGCGGGTGCCGCCGTCGGCCTGGAGGACATCGCAGTCAATGTTGATGGTGTTCTCCCCGAGCTGGGAGAGATCCACCGCCGCGCGCAGCGAGCGGCCGATGAGCCGCGAGATCTCGTGCGTCCGGCCCTTGACCTTGCCGCGCATCGACTCGCGCGGCATACGCTCGTGAGTCGCTGCCGGCAGCATGGAGTACTCCGCGGTCAGCCAGCCTTCGCCGGAGTCCTTCTTGAAGCGGGGAACCCCGTGTTCCACGGAGGCGGTGCACATCACGCGGGTGTTGCCGAACTCAACGAGGACGCTGCCCGCCGGGTTGCTGGTGAAACCGCGGGTGATACGCACCGGGCGCATCTCGTCTAGGGCACGGCCGTCGGTGCGGGTGAAGTCAGTCATGACCCCTAGCGTAGACGACGCCGAGGTGGCTAGATCTCCAGGCGCATGCCCGGCGCGGCGAGGATAATCTCGCCGTCGAATTCCTCGCGCGCTGCAGCCGCGGTGGCCTCCGGATCAACCCACGGCGGCAGGTGGGTGAGCACCAGCCTGCCCACCTCCGCTTCGCGGGCAACCCTGCCCGCCTCCGCGCCGGACAGGTGCATGAGGAGGGGCTTGTACTCGCTCGACGGCCCCCACCCCGCCTCGCACAACAGGGTACCGACCCCGCGTGCCGCGTCGACGAGGCTGTCCGATAGCGCGGTGTCACCCGAGTAGCACAGGGATGCCCCAGTGGCGGGGTCCTCGACCCGGATGGAGTAGGCCTCCACCGGATGCACCGCAGCGAAGGCGCGTAGCTTCATCCCCCCGACCGCGTAGGTCTCGTTGGGGTCCCACGCGCGGAAATCGAAGGTGTCCGCGTGATCGTCAACCTCGTCTGGCACGTCGGCGCTGAGCCGGCCCAGCTGGGTCACGGTGTGCGCCGGGCCGATGAGGTGGTGCTTGCGCGTAGCCGCGAGTGTCGGATGGTAGCGCCGCCACACGATGAGCGAGGGGAAATCGAGGCAGTGGTCCGGGTGCAGGTGCGAGAACACGACGTGCGCGTCGGACGGATTCTGAACCTGTTGGAGCGCGGCGAGGCTGCCGGGCCCTAGGTCCATGACGATTGACGGCTGTCCATCGTTGCTGAGCAGGTATCCGGACGCGGGGTTACCGGGGGCGGCCAGTGACCCCGAACAACCGAGAATGGTCAACTGCATGGTGTTACTCTGCCACGTTCACCCAGGTTTATCGACCTCGGGGGACGTGTTTTATACCCCCGATTCGGGGGTTTGGGTGACGGTTCCCACACCCGGGCCCACAAAGCGAGTTGCCAGTCTTTGGAAGCTGGCAGCGTCGCCGGTCGCTTCAAAATGGCGGATTGGCGGCCCGTCGCGTTCCGGATCGGCCAACAGATCCAGCTCCGTCAGTGTGCGCAGGACGTCCTTCGCGGTCTCTTCCGCTGAGGACACCAGGGTGACATCGTCGCCGATCGCCAACTGGATCACCCCGGAGAGCAGCGGATAGTGCGTGCACCCGAGCACGAGCGTATCCACCCCCGCCGATTGCAGGGGCGCCAGATACCCTTCGGCCACCCCCAGCACTTGCCGGCCAGAAGTAATACCCCGCTCGGCGAACTCCACGAACGCGGGGCAGGCCGCCATGGTCACGTCGACGCTCGGGTTGAGGGAGAACAGGTCCTGATACGCGCCTGAGTTCACCGTGCCTTGAGTGGCGATGACGCCCACTTTTCCGTTGCGGGTCGTTGCCATCGCGCGGCGCACCGCCGGGCGAATTACCTCAATGACGGGGATGGTGTAGCGCTCGCGGGCGTCGTGCAGGATCGCGGCGGTAGCGGTGTTGCACGCGATTACCAGCGCCTTGCAGCCTCGTTCCACGAGATCGTCGGCGATCGCCAACGCGTGCCGACGCACCGCGGCGATGGGCTGCGGCCCGTACGGACCGTGTGCGGTGTCGCCGATGTAGATCAGCGACTCCTGGGGAAGCTGGTCCATGATCGTGCGTGCCACGGTAAGCCCGCCGACGCCCGAATCGAACACCCCGATCGGCGCGGACGGGGAGGGCGCAGCTGCGGGCTGGGAAACAGAAACCATAATCGCCTTTCCGGGGCTTCAATCAAGAGTTTTAGCGGCGCCCGGAGGACAACGCCTTCCGGGCCTTCTTCAGCTGGCGGCGTTCCACAAGCGCCGGCGGATCGTCGGAGGTGATGAGCATACCCGCCCCCAGTCCGCCGAGCGCACCAAAGAGGTGGCCCTGCCACGACACCCCTGGTACCCCGGGGAGCAGGCCAAAGATGAGCCCCGAGTAGGCGATACCGAGAACGACGCCGACGACCACTTGGCCAAGATGACGGTTAAACACCCCGCGGATGAGCAGATACGCCAGCCAGCCGTACACCACGCCCGAGGCGCCAATATGGTTCGTCGCCACGCCACCGAACAGCCAGGTGCCCGCCCCGGCGGCCACGACGGTGATGAGGGTGACCTCCCAGAACACCCGTCGTCCCGAGAACCCGATGAGGAAGGCGAAGACCGCTCCCGGCACCGTGTTGGAGAGCACGTGTTCGAGGTTGGCGTGAAGGAAGGGTGCGGCGAAGATACCCCACCACGACGCGGTGTCCAGCGGATGAATGCCAAAGAAGACCAAGTCTCCGCCGAAGACGAGGAGGTTGACGAGGAAAACAGACCAGATGGCGACCACGAAGCCCACGGCGTAGGTCACGGCCCCCTTGAGGCCGCCGCCACTGCGGACGCGCGACGACGGGGCGGCCGGCGGGGTTGCGGATCCCGGGTAGCCGGGTGTCATCGGGGACGCCGGAGGGCGGCGGTAGAGGCGGCTCATGGGGATGTAGCCTAGTCGCCGATCAGCGCCTCCAACAGACTGTCTTGGCAGAAGGCCAGCCACTCCGCGAAGGTGTCCCGGGGCATCCCAAGGCTCTCCTCGGCGAGTTGCTCGTCGGTGCGGCTGCCGGGTTGGGCCGAAACCACAAAGAGACGCACGTCGTTGAGGGCGGCGACGAACTGCCCAGCTTCCTCCGGGGTCAGTGAGATGGCGACGGATCCGTCGGCCCCGATCTGTTCCGTGATGACCTGCAGATTGGTGAGCTTGGCGGAGATGATGTCGTTTTCGTGCAGGCAGCGCAGGAAGGAATTGTCTCCGTCGTATTCCTCGTCGTCGGGCAGCTCAAAATCCGGCAGGAGCCGGGCAAGCGCCGGGTCGGCGGGGGCCTCCTTGTGCCCGGAGGCCATGCCCATCATGTCCGCGAGCTCGTCGCGCGGGGCGCTGCGGGCGCGCTGAATGAGTGTCTCCACCAGGTAGGAGGCGACGTTGCCGAGGACTTCCCGTTCGATGGGCTCGAGCGTGGTGACGTACCGGGGCCCCCGCATGAGCGAGCGTTTAGCTTTCCACGGGATCATGTTTCGACGGTGCTCCTTGTCGTTCGGGGCTGAGGCGCTAACCAGCCTGCTGCATGGTCGCCCATAGTCCGGCGGTGTGTAGCTTTTTCACGTCGCCCTCCACCTTGTCTTTCTCCCCCGAGGAGACGACGGCTTTGCCCTCGGTGTGTACCTGCATCATGAGCTCGGTGGCCCGCTTCTTCGAGTAGCCAAGAACCGTCTGGAAGACGTACGTGACGTAGGACATGAGGTTAACCGGGTCATCCCACACAATGCACATCCAGGGCAGGTTTTCCGCCGTGGCCATATCCACGTCAAGGCTTTCCTCCAGATCCGGGGTAGCCATGGGGGAGCTCATGGTGATGTACAACATGATTGCCCAGCCTAGTCCTAAGCGGACACAACCGGCTAGGCTTAACGGGGTGGAAACCTTGAACTCGTCGATCCCCCGCAACCGGTCGACGTCACTGCTGACCGATATGTATGAACTGACGATGCTTGAGGCCGCGCTGCGCGACGGCACCGCCCACCGGCGTGTGAGCTTCGAAGTGTTCTCTCGGCGCCTGCCCAATGAACGCCGCTACGGTGTGGTGTGCGGCAGTGAGCGAGTTCTCCACGCCATCGAGGACTTCGTTTTCACCGAAGAGCAGCTCGCCGGCATGGATTTCCTCTCGGAGGAGACCCTGGATTACCTGCGCTCCTACCGTTTCACGGGGCACATCGACGGTTACCGGGAAGGCGAGCTGTACTTCCCCTACTCCCCGATTCTCACCCTGCGCGGCACCTTCGCCGAATGCGTGGTCCTGGAGACCGTCATCTTGTCCATCATGAACGCGGACTCGGCAGTAGCGTCGGCGGCCGCCCGCATGGTGGTCGCCGCCGACGGCCGACCGATCATCGAGATGGGGTCGCGCCGGACCCACGAGTATTCGGCTGTTACCGCGGCCCGCGCGGCCTATCTAGCGGGTTTCCAGGCGACGTCGAACCTCGAGGCGGCGCATCGCTACGGCATCCCCGCCTCCGGTACCGCCGCCCACGCGTGGACGCTGCTGCACATCGACGCCGAGGGCCGACCCAACGAGGCGGCCGCCTTCCGGTCCCAGATCGACAGCCTCGGCACCGACACCACGCTTCTGGTGGACACCTATGACATCACCAAGGGCGTGGCCACGGCCATTGAGGTGGCCGGCACCGGCCTCGGCGCAATCCGTATCGACTCCGGCGACCTCGGCGCGGTGACCCGGCGCGTGCGCAAACAGCTCGACGAGCTGGGGGCGTTCAACACGAAAATCATCGTCTCTTCCGACCTCGACGAGTTCGCCATCGCCGGCCTGCGAGGCGATCCCGTGGACGGCTTCGGCGTCGGCACGTCCGTAGTCACCGGCTCCGGCGCGCCGACGGCCGGCCTGGTGTACAAGCTGGTGGAGGTCGACGGCCACCCCGTCGCCAAGCGCTCCTCCGGCAAGGCGATGACCGGTGGTACCAAGCGCGCCCTGCGTGCCCTGCGTTCCACCGGCGTGGCCGTTGAAGAAGTCGTGTACCCCTTCGACAACGAGGCCCCGGACACCGGGACACTGCACGCCCAGCAACTCACCGTGCCGCTGATGCGCGACGGAGCCATCGTCGACACGGCCCCCACCTTGTCCGAGTCCCGCGACCACCTCGCCGCGCAACTTCAGACCCTACCGTGGGAGGGTCTGGCGCTCTCTCGCGACGAACCTGCCATCTCCACGCGTTTCGCCGGCTTCGAACCGGCCGCGTCCTCCTAGCGAAAGCCGCCCGCGTGCCCGAGCCCGACGAAGCAGCCCCCCTGTCCACCGAGGAATTACTCGCCGCGGCGGTGTCCGCCATCGGCGGCAGCCCCCGGCCCGGGCAAGAACGTATGGCCTCGGCCGTGGATCAGGCCCTTGACGTGGGCCGGCACCTCGCCGTGCAGGCTGGCACCGGTACCGGCAAGTCCATGGCCTATCTGGTACCCGCCATCCGCTACGCCCAGGAGGAGGATGCCACCGTCGTCGTGTCCACCGCCACCCTGGGTCTGCAGAATCAGCTCGTGCACCGCGACCTCCCTCGCCTGGCCGACGCGTTGGAACCGCACCTGAGCCGCAGGCCCAGCTTCGCGATCCTCAAGGGCCGGTCCAACTACGTCTGCCTCCACAAGGTGTCCGATGTCGAAGACCTCCCGGAGGGGGAATCGCTCCTCGACGCCGGGCAGCTCTCCCGCCTGGGCGCCCACGCCGAGCGGGTGAGGCAGTGGGCGCAGCAAACCGAGACGGGAGACCGCGACGATCTCACCCCGGGCGTGCCCAACATCGTATGGCGGGCCTTCTCGGTCACCGCGAAGGAGTGCCTCGGCGCGGCTCGGTGCCCACACGGTGAGGAGTGCTTCGCCACCCTCGCCCGCGCCGCCGCCAGCGAGAAGGACATCGTGGTCACCAACCACGCACTGCTGGCCATCGACGCCTTGAGCGACTTTGCTATTCTGCCGGACCACGACGCGGTCATCATCGACGAGGCGCACGAGCTCGACGGACGCATCACGTCCGTCGCCACCTCGGAGATTTCCCCGCATGGCATCTCCCTGGCGGCCAAGCGAGGTGAAAAGCTCGACGCCGCGAAGCGCTCCGAAGAGCTGCGCGAGATCAGCGACGATCTGGAGGCGATGCTGGCCATCCAGCCAGAGGGCCGCTGGACGAGCCTGGACGACACGGCCCGCACCTCGCTGACCGGCCTGGCCTCCGGACTGTGGCGGCTGCGCGAGGACATTCAACGCGGCGGCCACGACGGCGAATCCGAATCGGACCCGGAACGCGCCGCCGAGCGCCAGAACCTCACCAACCACCTGTTGGAACTGCACGACGCCGTCGTCCGGATCCTCGACGTGTTCGCCGAGGGCAGCGCCGACCCCACCACCGCTCGCGACGTGGTGTGGTTGCAGCGCACCCAGAAAGAGCAATCCCGGCTCGCCGTGGCCCCGCTATCGATCGCGGGACTGCTTCGAGAGTCGCTCTTCGCCGATCACACTGTCGTTCTCACCTCCGCCACGCTCACCGTTGGCGGGAACTTCAACGCCATGGCCGCTGCGTGGGGGTTGCCTCGTGGGTCCTGGGACCACCTCGACGCCGGCACCCCCTTCGATCCCGCCGCCTCGGGCATCCTCTACCAGGCCGCCCACCTACCCAAGCCCGGTCGCGACGGGCTCAGCGCCGAAGCCTTAGACGAAATGACCGAGCTCATCCTCGCCGCCGGCGGGCGGACGTTGGGGTTGTTTTCGTCGAGGCGCGCCGCCGAGCAGGCCGCGGAGGCGCTGCGCCCCCGCCTGCCCTTCGACATTCTGCTTCAAGGCGAGGACACCATCGGCGCGCTCGTCGCCCGCTTCCAGGCGAATGAGAATACCTGTCTTTTCGGCACCCTCACCCTATGGCAGGGCGTGGACGTGCCGGGGCCGTCGTTGTCCCTGGTCATCATTGACCGCATCCCCTTCCCTCGGCCGGACGACCCGCTGCTGAAGGCCCGCTCGGAGGCGGCCGACGCCGCCGGCCGCAACGGCTTCATGGAGGTCTCCGCCACCCACGCGGGGCTGCTGCTCGCACAGGGCACCGGGCGTTTGCTGCGGTCGGTCACCGACCGGGGCGTCGTAGCTGTCCTCGACTCCCGGCTGGCCACCGCCCGCTACGGCGGCTTCCTGCGCCGGTCTATGCCGGCATTTTGGACGACGACCTCCCTTGAGGTGGTCACCGGCGCGTTACGACGGCTGGTGGCCGCTCCCCGGAAGTAGGTCCCGCCGGGCCACGCCGAGGGCCGTGATCGCGCCCGGCGCCACCTCGGTGAATCCGGCATCGACCACCGTCGCCGCGGTCGGTAGCGCAGCGGCCTGCGCGAACTCCTCGCCACTGACCTCCCGCACGCTCAGTGGGCACGCGTCGGCCGCCCACTGCAGGGCCGACGCCGGATCACGCTGATACCACGCAGCCGCTAGCAGCATAGCGGCATGGCCAGCTTGCGCGGCGGCCTTACCGGCGCTCATCTGCAGCGAGGCGTCGATGAGAATGAGGGGCTGGGACGCGTCAACGTCGGCCATCGTGGCGCCGTCGGCGGGCAGGTCCGTTCCCTTGACCTGGAGCTTGCGTAACTCCGCCGGTACGGCGTCCATGCGGGTGGGCAGGAACGCGCGTGCCTGCGCACCGTCGACGTCGACGGTGACTCCGGCGAGCTGCTGTGCCCGTTCCCAACCGCTATTGCGGGCCCGGCGAACCACCTTGCGGATGCGGTGGGTGTACCACGGCGTGAGCGCATCCTGCCATGCTCCCGGCTGGTCGGCGCGGTGATCGAGGCAGACCAGCACCGCTGCCCTGGCGGCGGCGGTGAGCGCTGCGACGCGTTTGGGTGGATCGTTTTTGGGCAGATGCAGGACAATCTGCATGGCCTGGACGGTGTGCGGGTCGTCCGGGTTCTCGCCGCGGGGTCGGGTCACGGCGTCGACCAGCCGATCGAATGCGTCCGGCACGTTAGGCTTCCTGTTCGCTGAGACCGGCGGCCTCGACCTCGTAGCGCGGCACCCCCAGCATGTACAGCACCTCGTCGAGGAAAGGATGCGTGACGGCGGTATCCGCTACCTCTGTGAGCGCTGGCTTCGCATTGAAGGCGATTCCCAAGCCTGCCGCGGAGATCATGTCAATGTCATTGGCGCCATCGCCCACCGCCACCGTCTGATCCATCCCGAGACCGGAATCGGCGGCGAATTCCCGCAGGAAGGCGGCTTTAGCGGCCCGGTCCACCACCTGCCCGACCACGCGGCCGGTGAGCCTTCCGTCGACGATTTCCAACGTATTGGCCCGCATATAGTCCAGCTCCAGCTCGGCGGCCAGGCCGGTAAGCACCTGCGTGAAGCCGCCGGAAACCACCGCCGTACGGTAACCCATCCGGTTTAACGCGCGGATGGTGGTCCTGGCGCCGGGAGTGAGTTCGATGCTGGCCGCCACCTCGTCGATGACAGCGGCGTCGAGCCCCGCCAACGTGCGAACCCGCTCGCGCAGGGAGGCTTCGAAGTCGAGCTCGCCGCGCATCGCCCGCTCGGTCACCGCGGCTACCTCAGCCTCCTTACCGGCGTGCGCAGCGAGCATTTCGATGACTTCGCCGGTGATAAGGGTCGAGTCACAGTCGAAACAGACCAGCCGCTTAGCGCGTCGGTTGAGCCCGGCTTGCTCCATGGCGATATCCACGCCCA
Above is a genomic segment from Corynebacterium uterequi containing:
- a CDS encoding non-canonical purine NTP pyrophosphatase, whose protein sequence is MKLLVASNNSKKLAELQRILAAAGVAGVELVALNDAPRYEEPVEDGATFAENALIKARAGAAATGWPCVADDSGLSVDALGGMPGVLSARWSGTHGDDAANNALVLAQLADVPEHRRGAAFVSACALVTPTGEETVSEGRWPGRLLHSPVGENGFGYDPLFVPAEEDAPGAAGRSSAQLSREEKDALSHRGRALAGLVTTIAQMAAES
- the rph gene encoding ribonuclease PH; its protein translation is MTDFTRTDGRALDEMRPVRITRGFTSNPAGSVLVEFGNTRVMCTASVEHGVPRFKKDSGEGWLTAEYSMLPAATHERMPRESMRGKVKGRTHEISRLIGRSLRAAVDLSQLGENTINIDCDVLQADGGTRTASITGAYVALADAISVLKDRGVVPGNPLREPVAAVSVGVVGGHVCLDLPYEEDSRAEVDLNVVMTAEGKFVEVQGTGEHGEFDRAQLLAMLDAAEVGIRQLHDAQRQALARDIQER
- a CDS encoding MBL fold metallo-hydrolase, which codes for MQLTILGCSGSLAAPGNPASGYLLSNDGQPSIVMDLGPGSLAALQQVQNPSDAHVVFSHLHPDHCLDFPSLIVWRRYHPTLAATRKHHLIGPAHTVTQLGRLSADVPDEVDDHADTFDFRAWDPNETYAVGGMKLRAFAAVHPVEAYSIRVEDPATGASLCYSGDTALSDSLVDAARGVGTLLCEAGWGPSSEYKPLLMHLSGAEAGRVAREAEVGRLVLTHLPPWVDPEATAAAAREEFDGEIILAAPGMRLEI
- the murI gene encoding glutamate racemase, whose product is MVSVSQPAAAPSPSAPIGVFDSGVGGLTVARTIMDQLPQESLIYIGDTAHGPYGPQPIAAVRRHALAIADDLVERGCKALVIACNTATAAILHDARERYTIPVIEVIRPAVRRAMATTRNGKVGVIATQGTVNSGAYQDLFSLNPSVDVTMAACPAFVEFAERGITSGRQVLGVAEGYLAPLQSAGVDTLVLGCTHYPLLSGVIQLAIGDDVTLVSSAEETAKDVLRTLTELDLLADPERDGPPIRHFEATGDAASFQRLATRFVGPGVGTVTQTPESGV
- a CDS encoding rhomboid family intramembrane serine protease; translated protein: MSRLYRRPPASPMTPGYPGSATPPAAPSSRVRSGGGLKGAVTYAVGFVVAIWSVFLVNLLVFGGDLVFFGIHPLDTASWWGIFAAPFLHANLEHVLSNTVPGAVFAFLIGFSGRRVFWEVTLITVVAAGAGTWLFGGVATNHIGASGVVYGWLAYLLIRGVFNRHLGQVVVGVVLGIAYSGLIFGLLPGVPGVSWQGHLFGALGGLGAGMLITSDDPPALVERRQLKKARKALSSGRR
- a CDS encoding DUF2017 domain-containing protein: MIPWKAKRSLMRGPRYVTTLEPIEREVLGNVASYLVETLIQRARSAPRDELADMMGMASGHKEAPADPALARLLPDFELPDDEEYDGDNSFLRCLHENDIISAKLTNLQVITEQIGADGSVAISLTPEEAGQFVAALNDVRLFVVSAQPGSRTDEQLAEESLGMPRDTFAEWLAFCQDSLLEALIGD
- the clpS gene encoding ATP-dependent Clp protease adapter ClpS; translated protein: MLYITMSSPMATPDLEESLDVDMATAENLPWMCIVWDDPVNLMSYVTYVFQTVLGYSKKRATELMMQVHTEGKAVVSSGEKDKVEGDVKKLHTAGLWATMQQAG
- a CDS encoding nicotinate phosphoribosyltransferase, whose protein sequence is METLNSSIPRNRSTSLLTDMYELTMLEAALRDGTAHRRVSFEVFSRRLPNERRYGVVCGSERVLHAIEDFVFTEEQLAGMDFLSEETLDYLRSYRFTGHIDGYREGELYFPYSPILTLRGTFAECVVLETVILSIMNADSAVASAAARMVVAADGRPIIEMGSRRTHEYSAVTAARAAYLAGFQATSNLEAAHRYGIPASGTAAHAWTLLHIDAEGRPNEAAAFRSQIDSLGTDTTLLVDTYDITKGVATAIEVAGTGLGAIRIDSGDLGAVTRRVRKQLDELGAFNTKIIVSSDLDEFAIAGLRGDPVDGFGVGTSVVTGSGAPTAGLVYKLVEVDGHPVAKRSSGKAMTGGTKRALRALRSTGVAVEEVVYPFDNEAPDTGTLHAQQLTVPLMRDGAIVDTAPTLSESRDHLAAQLQTLPWEGLALSRDEPAISTRFAGFEPAASS
- a CDS encoding ATP-dependent DNA helicase, with the translated sequence MPEPDEAAPLSTEELLAAAVSAIGGSPRPGQERMASAVDQALDVGRHLAVQAGTGTGKSMAYLVPAIRYAQEEDATVVVSTATLGLQNQLVHRDLPRLADALEPHLSRRPSFAILKGRSNYVCLHKVSDVEDLPEGESLLDAGQLSRLGAHAERVRQWAQQTETGDRDDLTPGVPNIVWRAFSVTAKECLGAARCPHGEECFATLARAAASEKDIVVTNHALLAIDALSDFAILPDHDAVIIDEAHELDGRITSVATSEISPHGISLAAKRGEKLDAAKRSEELREISDDLEAMLAIQPEGRWTSLDDTARTSLTGLASGLWRLREDIQRGGHDGESESDPERAAERQNLTNHLLELHDAVVRILDVFAEGSADPTTARDVVWLQRTQKEQSRLAVAPLSIAGLLRESLFADHTVVLTSATLTVGGNFNAMAAAWGLPRGSWDHLDAGTPFDPAASGILYQAAHLPKPGRDGLSAEALDEMTELILAAGGRTLGLFSSRRAAEQAAEALRPRLPFDILLQGEDTIGALVARFQANENTCLFGTLTLWQGVDVPGPSLSLVIIDRIPFPRPDDPLLKARSEAADAAGRNGFMEVSATHAGLLLAQGTGRLLRSVTDRGVVAVLDSRLATARYGGFLRRSMPAFWTTTSLEVVTGALRRLVAAPRK
- a CDS encoding peptidyl-tRNA hydrolase, with the protein product MPDAFDRLVDAVTRPRGENPDDPHTVQAMQIVLHLPKNDPPKRVAALTAAARAAVLVCLDHRADQPGAWQDALTPWYTHRIRKVVRRARNSGWERAQQLAGVTVDVDGAQARAFLPTRMDAVPAELRKLQVKGTDLPADGATMADVDASQPLILIDASLQMSAGKAAAQAGHAAMLLAAAWYQRDPASALQWAADACPLSVREVSGEEFAQAAALPTAATVVDAGFTEVAPGAITALGVARRDLLPGSGHQPS
- the serB gene encoding phosphoserine phosphatase SerB gives rise to the protein MTIDRTPTATLPDGYEVAVVTSTGPDSPGVSAAFFRVLSSHRVHVLDVEQALFRGRISLAAFVGVEPGRLEVLGRGLRDTLEVHSQHVSVETGADVADRARPRSTHSVVVLGQPVTAEALSVVGRTLADYGANIDRIRGISEHPITGLELSVSVPRSTRGDATAVREALSAASAGLGVDIAMEQAGLNRRAKRLVCFDCDSTLITGEVIEMLAAHAGKEAEVAAVTERAMRGELDFEASLRERVRTLAGLDAAVIDEVAASIELTPGARTTIRALNRMGYRTAVVSGGFTQVLTGLAAELELDYMRANTLEIVDGRLTGRVVGQVVDRAAKAAFLREFAADSGLGMDQTVAVGDGANDIDMISAAGLGIAFNAKPALTEVADTAVTHPFLDEVLYMLGVPRYEVEAAGLSEQEA